A segment of the Acidimicrobiales bacterium genome:
CCGGCGCAGCGAGGTCGGTGACGAAGGCGTGGGCCGCGGCCGGGGGCAACCGGCACGGCCGCGGCGGCGGGCCCACGGACTACTTGAAGGCGCTGCGGATCTTCGAGAACAGCCCCGAGTCGGGAGGGTCGACGTCTTCCCCGCGAGCCGCCGCCAGCTCCCGCAGCAGCCGCTCGTCGGTTGGCGACAACGACGTGGGGGTGTCGACGACGATCTGGACCAGCAGGTCGCCCCGGCCGCGGCCATTCACATCGGGGACTCCGTTCCCGCGCAGCCGTACGACGCGGCCCGTCTGGGTGCCGGGCGGCACCACCACCTCGTCTTCCCCGTCGAGCGTCGTGAGGCCGACGTGGACGCCGAGGGCGGCCTGCGCCACGGAGACGTGCAGCTCGTGGACCAGGTCGTTGCCCTGGCGCGTGAACCGGGCGTTCGGGCGTACCTCGAGGTGGACGTACAGGTCGCCAGGCGGACCGCCGCGTGGGCCCGCCGCCCCGCGGTCGCCGAGACGGAGCACGATGCCGCTGTCGACACCCGCAGGGACGGTGACGCGCAGAGTCCGGTGGTCGGCCACCCGACCCTCGCCGCGACAAGATTCGCAGGGCGAGGCGATCGACTCGCCGGAGCCGTTGCAGCGCGGGCAGGGCCGGGACGTGACCATCTGGCCGAGCAGCGACTGGCGCACCGTTCGCACCTCGCCGACGCCTGCGCACTGGGCGCACGTGGTGGCGCTGGTGCCCGGCTTGGCGCCGGAGCCGTCGCACGTCCCGCATATCACGGCGGTGCGGACGGTGACCTCCTTCTCGACCCCGAAGACCGCCTCCTCGAAGTCGAGCGTGAGGCTGACCTCGGCGTCGGCGCCCCGCATCGGCCCGGCCCGCCGGCCCCCCCGACTCCCGGCGGCGCCGAAGCCGGCGGCGCTGCCGAAGAACGCCTCGAACAGGTCGCCGAGCCCGAAGCCCGCTCCCGCGAACGGGTCGCCTCCGCCTCCGGCACCGCGCAGGCCCTCCACGCCGTAGGCGTCGTAGCGCTGGCGCCGGGTCGGGTCCCGCAGCACCTCGTAGGCCAGGGTCACCTGTTTGAAACGCTCCTCGGCCGCCGCGTCACCCGGGTTCTTGTCGGGATGCAGGTCGCGCGCCAACTTCCGGTACGCCTTCTTGAGCTCGTCGTCGGACGCACCACGGGAGACGCCCAGGAGCTTGTAGAAGTCGGTCTCCATCCGTCAGCCCTCGCTCAGCCGTTTCCCGAGACGCTGGCTCACCAGCGCCACCGCAGCCAGGGCCAGTGGGTAGTTCATCCGCGTCGGGCCGAGCAAGCCGACCGTGCCGCTCAGCCCCTCCGCCTGGTACGGGGCGACGACCACCGCGCAGGTGGCCAGTTGCTCGAGGCCGTGCTCGGAGCCGATGGCGACCGACAGGCCGCGGTCGAGCACGTCGCGCAGAAGCGTGACCACCACGTACTGCTGCTCCAGCGTGCCCAGCACCTGGCGCACCGTGTCGACGGCGTCGAAGCCGCTGGCCATCCGGGCGACCCCACCCATGAACACCTGGTCCGGCTCGGTGGCGTGGTCGCCGGCGAGGGCCTGGAGGGCGCCGGACACCACCGCATCCGTGACGTCGTCGCCCGTGGACCACGCCTGGCCGCCCTCGGAGAGGGTGTGGCCGACCAGGTGGGCGGACAGCCGGGCGGCGGCGGCGGCCAGGCGGGCGTCGTCGACGCCCTTAGGCAGGTCCATGGTGCGCTTCTCCACCACGCCGTTGCCGAGCACCACGACGACGAGGGCCACCCGCGGGGCCAGCCCGACGAGCTGCGCCGACCGGATGATCGCCTCCTCGTGGGGCGGGCTGACCACGACCGCCGCGTAGTCTGTGAGGCTCGACAGCAGCCGGCTCGTGTCGCGCAGCATGCGCTCCAGCTCGCCGTGGGCCGTCTCGAAGAAGTCCCGCACGCGCTGGCGCTGCTCCGCCTCCAGGACCCCGGGCGCCGTCAACTGGTCGACGAAGAACCGGTATCCCTTGTCGGTCGGGATGCGACCGGCGCTGGTGTGGGGCTGCACCAGGTAGCCCTCGTGCTCGAGGACGGCCATCTCGTTGCGCACCGTGGCCGAGGACACCGCCAGGCTGGCCGCCTGGGCCACGTGTGCCGACCCGACGGGCTGCGCCGTTTCGATGTATTCCTCCACCACCACCCGCAGGATGGCCGCCTTGCGATCGTCGAGCATCTGCGCTTTCCGGCCGCCTGGCGGCGCGCCTGGCACTCGATTGTACCGAGTGCTAAGCGGTCCCCGACGCCTCTGCGCCTGGCCGCGACCCCGAGGGCCCTACCGCCGCCGCCACGAACGGCGGTTGCCAGAGGTGGGTCGACCGCCCGGAGCAGCCTGGCCGGCCCGCTGCGCGGCCATGGCCCGCCGCTCGGCCTCGATGGCGGCCTCCGCCTCCTGCCGGGCGCGCGCCGAGCGCTGCGCCTCGGCCCGTTCCGCTTGCAGCACGGCGGCCATGTGCCGGCCGAGCTCGGCGACCGCCTCGGCCAGCCGCCCGCTCGGGTCGAGGGGCCGGTCGGCGAAGTCGTCCGCCAGCGGTGCGGGGCCGTGCGCCTGGGCGGCGACCGGCTCGGGCGGCTGGCGGCACTCGGCCTCCAGCTCGGCGATCTCGCCCTCCAGCCTCGCCCGCTCGCGCATCCGCGCCCGCTGTTCGGCGTCCGTGCGGGTCGTCTCGGCGTCGAGCGCGGCGGCCAGCCGGACGCGTGTCTCGTGCAGGGCACTGATCTCCTCGTCGAGTCGCACGGCGACCAGGCGCTGCGCCTG
Coding sequences within it:
- the dnaJ gene encoding molecular chaperone DnaJ, translating into METDFYKLLGVSRGASDDELKKAYRKLARDLHPDKNPGDAAAEERFKQVTLAYEVLRDPTRRQRYDAYGVEGLRGAGGGGDPFAGAGFGLGDLFEAFFGSAAGFGAAGSRGGRRAGPMRGADAEVSLTLDFEEAVFGVEKEVTVRTAVICGTCDGSGAKPGTSATTCAQCAGVGEVRTVRQSLLGQMVTSRPCPRCNGSGESIASPCESCRGEGRVADHRTLRVTVPAGVDSGIVLRLGDRGAAGPRGGPPGDLYVHLEVRPNARFTRQGNDLVHELHVSVAQAALGVHVGLTTLDGEDEVVVPPGTQTGRVVRLRGNGVPDVNGRGRGDLLVQIVVDTPTSLSPTDERLLRELAAARGEDVDPPDSGLFSKIRSAFK
- the hrcA gene encoding heat-inducible transcriptional repressor HrcA — its product is MLDDRKAAILRVVVEEYIETAQPVGSAHVAQAASLAVSSATVRNEMAVLEHEGYLVQPHTSAGRIPTDKGYRFFVDQLTAPGVLEAEQRQRVRDFFETAHGELERMLRDTSRLLSSLTDYAAVVVSPPHEEAIIRSAQLVGLAPRVALVVVVLGNGVVEKRTMDLPKGVDDARLAAAAARLSAHLVGHTLSEGGQAWSTGDDVTDAVVSGALQALAGDHATEPDQVFMGGVARMASGFDAVDTVRQVLGTLEQQYVVVTLLRDVLDRGLSVAIGSEHGLEQLATCAVVVAPYQAEGLSGTVGLLGPTRMNYPLALAAVALVSQRLGKRLSEG